ttgTCTTTCTTtgggttgtgtaaggaggcaaagtgcatctacctatacctccatcttggccagaagtcctgtaTTACATAATTTCTGACAGGAAGTTTGTctgtaatctttttcttttttaataacagCATTATCAAGACTTAATCATTACCAAACCATCAACCTACTTAatgtgtacaattcaatggtgtTTAATGAAATCACAGAATTGTGTAATCATCACCACAAGTAATTTTAGAATACTTTCAATGTCACAAAAGCAATCCTGTACCCTGTAGCTGTCTCTGCTCCCCTAAACCCTATACAACCATAAATATACATACTTCCTATATCTATGGATTTGCCTGGTCTTACTGTTTCATACAAATGCAGTAACACAATTGTTGAAATTTGTGACTGGTTACTTTCACTTATTATAGTATTTTCAAAGTCTATCTCTTTGTTTAATGAATCTGTActtcattacattttattgtctaataatatttcattgtatggatatgccacATTATGTTTATGAACCCATAAGTTTTTGGAAATTGGgattatttccactttttagctattacgaaaatgcagcagtgaacatttgtgtacagtttTTTGCAttgacatatgtttttatttcttctgcacATATGCCTACGTGTGAGATTACAGAGTCAATGAAAACtccattcttaaattttttatatactcTCAGACTGCTTTCTGAAGAATTTGGCCAATTgacatttctaccagcagtgtACGAAAGTTCCAATTTCTTCTTACCCTCACCAACCTTCcttatatcttttgttttaattatagcCCTCTTAGTGGATGGGAAAGGGGAACTCATTGTGGTATTGATTTGCATCTTTTTGATGGCTATTGATggaaatattaaacatatttcCATGTGCTTGGTGAAcatttatctatgttttctttggaaaaatatacacttaattcttttgtccattttatacTTGGATtatgtgttttattattaattaatttataaatattctttacCCACAATCCCCTGCGTGGGGGGCTGCTGGTTTTCAAGGCTATTGTAGAACTGGGGCAAGCCGGGCAGTAGTAGGCCAGTTAAAATGCCACAAAGCCGCACTCACTACATTTCAGGGGTTTTTCCTTGAATAAATGTTCCTTGGATTTTTGCAATGCTGTTGTTCATTCACAGAGCTCTTAAAAACTGAATTTTGGCAATGCTTGccaattttttgttatttttatgaagggatagatttttaaagttatttacttCATCATTTCAGAAGTACTgcttataattaattatatattctttctttttcttaaaaaaagtgTTTGCAATTGGAAATTATACATCGTTTTTGTCATTGGAAGTCATTGTGTTTAATGTTGCTGTACAACAAGCTACCCTGAAACTTGATGGTTTAtaacaaaattcattttattaagcAAATTATTTCTGTAGGTCAAAGTTTAACACAAACCAGAGTGAGAATGGGTTAGTACTTTTCTTCCATGACTGGTAGCTTATCTGGAAAGACATGTAAACTGGGAGTGAATTCTCATTGGCTTGCTGCTGCTTCTTGCTGTCTTTTGCAGAGTCTAATTTTTCTCAACATACTGTCAGTATTATTCCTTGATATTTTAGACTTTTTCCCTTCTCAATCTGTAGTCTTCCTTTGAGTGATTTTACCTTATTACTTCAGTTAATGCCTTCTCAAATCTATATTTGAAGCACATTTTTCATTCCTGAGTTTCACTCAGGTATACAACAGAAAAGTATAAATGTAACATGTCAGAAATATCCCTCTCAAATCTGCACTTCTTGTAATATTTCCTAATGAATGATTGCTTTATTCAGCATATGTTTAAGTAAGAAAACTAAACTAGGAATCACCCTGCCCTCTTACACCTCCTCCTATGCACTaaactttctttcattttctttaaatcagaATTTTTACCTAAGTTTTTATATTGTCCAGATCTGTGCTATAgctataggttaaaaaaaaatacactcagTGAAGACTTTAAATTCTGAATGTCAAGCATTTACTTATGGAAAGCTATATAATTCATAAGAGATGTTACATTAACATTAATTCAATATTATGATAGAATTAATGTGGAatgtgaaaaactggaaacacaaTGAGTTAATTGAAGACATGGATAAGGATAATATTTCTGATAAATATTATGACAATAAATACTGAGTTACAAGGTgaaagagttaaataaaattcttaaagacCAAGAGAGAAGACCCTTGGATTAGCTACCTATGTTCAGAATTGATTATGATAAGTAAGTAATTCTGGATGATAGaattagaaatgatttttttaatttttagacatttatgtatttttccaaattttcttattttatcataggaaaaataccattaaaatgttttaacttgATTTTGTCCTTATCATATTTTATTCTCTGTTGAGTTTGATTActctttttcatattatcaaTACTGTCCTATTATGTGATTAAAATGTATGTGACTTTGTGTCTGAGACCCAAGTACACTTTTGCTAAAACTACGGAAAGGTAGCATAAACAACGATTGATAGTTAATACCtaaaaaatcatatgaaaatAAACTATGCACAGGGCAAATAAATAAGCCAGAGACGAAGGAATGTGTTAAGGATGGGGGATGTTTGTCATGTGAGTGGAGGAGAACTGCCAGTTCAATGAAGAGGCTATTTATTACTcatctttatttcacttgtatTAACCCAGCATTGAACTCACTAGCTGCCATGCTAAGGCTGTGTAATCCGGGAGGCCAGAGGACACCCGTAGGAAAATAGACTTAGAGAAAATAGGAAGTTCGCTTTCATAATAATATCGTTACAACACAGTACTGTGTAGTGTAGTAGAACTAGAAACTGCGCGTGTATAAGCTGCAGTAGTGACGTGTTTAGTGTTGGGCTTTCTGTAGTCCCGCAGAACACAGCAGGGCTTTTTGTTGCAGTAATTATACGTGTATTCCCAGCTGTTGCACGAAGTCTTGCAAACACCACGGACAAGGAAACACTCCGTTTCTCTCTCTgcaatttcttttgttctttctcttgttctttctcttgttttcttctgtgaaactaAGAAAAAGTAGCCATGATCATAAATCCAAATTTAATCTGCTTGCATAGCTACATGAATAGGCAGACAGATCATAGATTGATAAGTAAATAATGTTGTTTAAAGGACAGAGGTAAACCATTTTGTCCAGAAATCATGCCCAGGCATCTGTGTTAAAAAGCTGTGATTTTATCCACTGTAAATTGGTATAAGTACTTATTTATCCAACcatatttcctttgccatttgtatttatttttgtaaatagaaTATCCTTAAATACCTAATATGTGCATGTTTTTCctcaacagaaaagagaaaaggaggtagAAAAAATAATCTACATGTTTTGTGTTCTAAATAGTCATCTgctcccaacacccctccccacaccgCAAATGACTGGACTAGTTAGTTATAGAAAGCCTCATTCTGACAACAGCTACAATGTCAGTTCAttatattgcatttaaaaatagaaggccCACCAAAGCCTCTTCATCCCCAGGGACCTGTGCGAAGGCAGAAGTCAAGAGCTAGAGGCAGGGTGGAGAGAGACTAAGATTCTGTTGGAGTTTGTATTCACCAGCAAAGCATCACCCTATTTATTTCAGTATAACCAATTTATCAAtaagtaatttttcttcttataaaaataaataaataaaggcagtaGGAAGCACATAAAAAGTCAtagtctcattaaaaaaaaaaaacaacaacagcagcaaacagGTTTACCTATGCATCTTGGGAATCACCCCCACTCCCATTGTCTTATCAATTATCAGTTTCACGTATTTCTTCCTCCATGCAAAATAGAGTGAATTGTATTATGAACTCATGAAGTCTCCTAACAATCATTCATCTGCTTTATTTATCCAAggtaaatcatttatttaaagaaaaaaacattttgcctttctctccttttccataTTAACAAACATTACCTGATGGACCACAAGACGCAGTAAAGACAAagatcaggaaaatacaaagtatCTTCATTGTTGATACAGTTACTACGGTGAAGTTGCGACAGAGCTCAAGATATCTGAGATGTATGCTATTCTTTGGTAAAAGGAAGATGAACTCTGGTTTTTATAGCTTTCTCAGGGTGATTACTATTCTGATTAATGCCACCTTTCAAGAATGAGAACATACTTATGTAACTATTGTGAAATAGGAACAAGCAGATGAGAGGATTTTGTTCTGTTATGACCTCAGTGAGCCAAATGTGAACTCATGTTCAACTACACAAGCAAAGGGTGGTgttaaagtctttttaaatacTTGCGCCAAAAGCCCATAATCAGCAGCAGCATCATTTTGACCACCTGCTTTTTCAAACATGTATTATGTGCCAGGAAGTATTCTAAGCACTCTATATGGATTTACTAGTTTAGTCTTCATGACAAGCTCTATGACacagaaatgctttatttttcagtCAAGGAGATTGTGGCACAGAGGGGTATGTAATTGTCTTAAGTCATATACATAGTGGCTGGTGGAGCTGAGGTGAACTCTAGTGTGACATGATGCTAGAATCCATCTGCTCAACCTCCACCTTCTTCACTCATAAGTGAGTAATGGGTGTTCATCAGGGGAAGTTATTCTCCAAGTACATGGCCTCAGCCAGACACTGTTACTGAAATGCAACTTTTCTACAAACAAAATACTTCAAGAACATAGTTCTAGTGCTGTTATATTGAATATTCTCCTAGTTATCCTATAAGAACAATCAGTGTAATTCTT
The Desmodus rotundus isolate HL8 chromosome 11, HLdesRot8A.1, whole genome shotgun sequence genome window above contains:
- the DEFB113 gene encoding beta-defensin 113 → MKILCIFLIFVFTASCGPSVSQKKTRERTRERTKEIAERETECFLVRGVCKTSCNSWEYTYNYCNKKPCCVLRDYRKPNTKHVTTAAYTRAVSSSTTLHSTVL